Below is a window of Mucilaginibacter ginkgonis DNA.
CAAAGTGATTTGCGCAGGGTCCACATTGTATGGGATATCGGGTATTAGCGTGCCATCCTTATCTAAAAAAAGTGCCTTATTCATTTACGCGGCAGCCGTGTCTTTAAGATCTGTTTCGGCAACATTATTTCCCGCCGCCAACAAAACAGATCTGTAAACATCATGCATTAATGAAGCAACCTTTTTCCAGGTGAAATGTGTTTTCACGTGCGCTAAAGCATTTGTCCCTAACTGTTCGAGCAAGACGTCGCTAGTTATGAGTTCGTTAATCTTTTGTGAAAGCTTTGCAGGATCTTTAGGCGGTACCAGCGCGCCTGTTACGCCGTCGGCAACAGAATATTTAATTCCTCCTACGTTTGCCCCGATAACCGGCGTACCGCAAGCCATAGCTTCTAAAGGAGTAATGCCAAAAGGCTCATACCAGGGCGTTGTGATAAAAATATCCGCGGCCGCGTAATAATATTTTAAGTCTTTGCGGGTTTTCTTTCCTGCAAAAATCACTTCGTCGGCTACGCCTAAAGACTTAGCCAGGTTCAGCAACCTTGCGTATTCCGGGCAATTGGATGATGACATATCATCCTGGTCTCCGCCAACAATAACCAATTTGATTTTTTCCGCCGACCCTTGATTAGACAATGCTACGGCCTGGATTACGTTATCAATGCCCTTGCGCTCTACCATGCGGCCCAATTGCAATATGATTTTATCTTCGGGCTTGATATTGAGCATTTTGCGGGCCAGTGCTTTATTTACAGGGTAAAATTCTGTATGGCTGTATCCGCATGGCGCAACTGCAATCTTCTCCTCTTCGGCGCTACAGTGGTTCATCAGATCTTCTTTGTCTTGCGGGCATTCTGCAATGATCATGTCCGCTTCGCGGCATAGCATTTTCTCGATTGCCAGCCGTTCAACCGGAAACTTGTCCTGATCTTTTTGATGCAGCTTGCGAATGTGGCCCAAAGCATGGAATGTGATCACGAATGGAATGCCTAAAGCGTTTTTTAAACCCGATGCCACCAGCCCCGACATAAAGAAATTGGCATGGCAAAGATCATATTGTAAACCCTCGTTTAGTATGAACTGCTGCATGTTATCTCTAAAGTCGTCCATGTATTGCAGAATGTTTTCCTTAGCGATAACAGCCGCAGGCCCTGCCTTAACGTGTATTACTCTTACATGCGGCAGCCAATCCACAACCTCGGCATTTTGAGCGCTTTCTTTACGCGTGTAAACATCAATGTAATGGCCTTGCTCGGCAAGTTCTTTAGCCAATTGAGCCACATAAACGTTTTGGCCGCCGGTATCTACACCGCCAAGGTCTGCTAACGGCGAAGCATGTTCACTTATTAAAGCAATTCTTATCGGGTTATTTTTCATGATATTCTATGCTAAAGCGATTGCACCGTTGTTAACTGTCCTGGTCACTTTTTCGAACAGATGTTCCCAGTCTTTTGTAAATCGCTGTATATTAAACCTTTCTAAGGCAGTCTGTCGCCCGCGCTCACCAATGGTCCTTGCCAGTTCCGGGTCGGCAATTAATTCCTGCATTTTTCCAATCAGGTAATCCACGTTGGTATGAATAAACCCGTTGTTCTCGTTAGTGATCACTGCGGAGAGCTCTGTCGTGGCCAGCCCTACAACAGGGATACCGGCCATCATCGCTTCACAAATGGCCAGCCCAAGACTGGTATATCTTATTGGGTTGAAAAAGAAACGGTATGCAGCCCTAAACTCGGGCAGTTGCGGGTGCAGTACTTCGCCAAGTCCCCATTCTCCGGTTCCCATGCCTACCAGGTCTAGCGGTACTTGCTTAGCAACGGTTTTAAAAATATCGAAGCCTAATAACCTGCCACGGCTCGGGAGATTATTGATCACCACAATGCCCCTTTCTGTATCGCCCCTATAAAGCGACCCCGGGTCTGTAACGCCGTGTTCTATGACGGTAGTAGGTGTTTCGCCGCAATCCCACATCAAATTGTTGAAATGTGTTACATGGACAAGGGTAACATCCGGGTCATTTACAACATGTCGGGTATCAGTAGGGTGTTGTCTTGGCGGATCGTGTTCCAGGTAGATCTTTGGCAATTGGCGTTGTTGTGCAGACAATATCTCATACTGGTCTGCCAGATAGTTCTGATTAGTTTGGAACAGGATGCAATCAAACTCTTGATCTTTTACATTTTCGGCATCTATCTCGATAACGTTGTCGCCGAAAGGAAATGTCTCGCCGCGGCCGTAGTACCCTTCGTCATTTTGAGAACGCGTTGGGATATAAATTTCATAGTTGCCTTGCGAAAGATAAAACAGGTAACTGCCGTGGATGTGCCAGGTGAATATTCTCATTGGTACTGTAAGCGCTTCTGACATTAGAAACGGTGAAATGACAACGTGACAGAAGCGAATGCGGTTTGCCTGGAGACTACGTAATGGAGTAGTGTAAATTACGCGATGTGTTATTGCAATGAGATTGTTACCTCTAACAGGTGTAGTTATTACACCATTTTTAAAACATTAAGAAAGAAATTTTATTAATTAGAACGTAAGTTCCGACCAGTTCCGTCGCCACGAATGCGGTATTGCAACTAATACAGATAATCTGATATTTATGATCACGGTGATGATTGCAGACGGTAACGAAGCTACCGTAAATGCCATAAGCGGGATGCTGGGTTACTCGCGGGAAGTGGAGATTTTGGGTACCGCGAACGACGGCGCCAAAGCACTGGACCTGATCAGTAACGGTTTAACCCCCGACATTTTACTTACAGATGTGCATTTAGCCGGTATGAACGGCTTGGCTCTAGCTAAACGACTCCATCAAGATTTCCCTTTTATTAAGACCATGGTATTTACTCAGGAAGAACAAGAGCATTATATGGCCGATGCGTTCAGGTCTGGCGTTAAAAGTTACATCAGCAAAAATGTATCGCGCGAGGAACTACTGTTCGCCATAAGGCAGGTCCACAATGGTCAAAATTATATCTGCACACGCCTGGCATCAAAGCTCACCGAATTATTTTTAAGAG
It encodes the following:
- a CDS encoding glycosyltransferase family 4 protein, whose translation is MRIFTWHIHGSYLFYLSQGNYEIYIPTRSQNDEGYYGRGETFPFGDNVIEIDAENVKDQEFDCILFQTNQNYLADQYEILSAQQRQLPKIYLEHDPPRQHPTDTRHVVNDPDVTLVHVTHFNNLMWDCGETPTTVIEHGVTDPGSLYRGDTERGIVVINNLPSRGRLLGFDIFKTVAKQVPLDLVGMGTGEWGLGEVLHPQLPEFRAAYRFFFNPIRYTSLGLAICEAMMAGIPVVGLATTELSAVITNENNGFIHTNVDYLIGKMQELIADPELARTIGERGRQTALERFNIQRFTKDWEHLFEKVTRTVNNGAIALA
- a CDS encoding response regulator, producing MITVMIADGNEATVNAISGMLGYSREVEILGTANDGAKALDLISNGLTPDILLTDVHLAGMNGLALAKRLHQDFPFIKTMVFTQEEQEHYMADAFRSGVKSYISKNVSREELLFAIRQVHNGQNYICTRLASKLTELFLRGTPTDEANTSNMIDFSPRELEVLQLIADGATNNKIGEKLFISRRTVEGHRQAMINKTGVKNTPELIKYAMRYQLLRAMVSGN
- a CDS encoding glycosyltransferase family 4 protein translates to MKNNPIRIALISEHASPLADLGGVDTGGQNVYVAQLAKELAEQGHYIDVYTRKESAQNAEVVDWLPHVRVIHVKAGPAAVIAKENILQYMDDFRDNMQQFILNEGLQYDLCHANFFMSGLVASGLKNALGIPFVITFHALGHIRKLHQKDQDKFPVERLAIEKMLCREADMIIAECPQDKEDLMNHCSAEEEKIAVAPCGYSHTEFYPVNKALARKMLNIKPEDKIILQLGRMVERKGIDNVIQAVALSNQGSAEKIKLVIVGGDQDDMSSSNCPEYARLLNLAKSLGVADEVIFAGKKTRKDLKYYYAAADIFITTPWYEPFGITPLEAMACGTPVIGANVGGIKYSVADGVTGALVPPKDPAKLSQKINELITSDVLLEQLGTNALAHVKTHFTWKKVASLMHDVYRSVLLAAGNNVAETDLKDTAAA